The following proteins are co-located in the Haloarcula marismortui ATCC 43049 genome:
- a CDS encoding APC family permease, with amino-acid sequence MSKSQTRSPEAELGLLDATMIGMGAMIGAGIFVLTGLAAEIAGPAAILVFALNGVVTAFTGLSYAELAASIPKSGGGYAFVREIFDDFASFIMGWMLWFAYMIAGALYALGFAPNFLELLHVYDVVPSPDEIGAVAVPVIDVGLPPAFLLAFIAVLGLVALNAVSTAASGSVETIFTIIKVSILVVFVAFGLTSPMFSGAEFQPLFPEGSGAAAVLPAMGLTFIAFEGYDLITTVTEEVQNPRENIPKAIFISLAVTVVVYLAVVTVAIGTLGAEGLADAGEAGIATAATSFMPTGLPIIQNGGALIVFGAVFSTLTALNAVVIASSRVAFSMGREGQLLPSIGQIHHRYGTPFVAILTSAIVMLGSVALPTQSAGNMSSLFFLLSFIIVNVAVIRLRRERPNMNRPYEMPFYPAPPIIGIALNLILTGVLIEFLLRTDPLALGLSVAWILLGAVVYFALKRIRQQSDREQATAVSEIKPEAED; translated from the coding sequence ATGAGTAAGAGCCAGACGCGGTCGCCCGAAGCTGAACTTGGGCTACTTGACGCGACGATGATCGGGATGGGTGCGATGATCGGGGCCGGTATTTTCGTGTTAACGGGGTTGGCCGCCGAAATCGCTGGACCAGCCGCGATCCTCGTTTTCGCACTGAACGGCGTCGTGACGGCATTCACGGGACTGTCCTACGCGGAGCTTGCCGCCTCGATTCCGAAGAGCGGCGGTGGCTACGCGTTCGTGCGGGAGATATTCGACGACTTCGCCTCGTTCATCATGGGTTGGATGCTCTGGTTCGCCTACATGATTGCGGGGGCACTGTATGCGCTGGGCTTTGCGCCGAACTTTCTCGAACTGTTGCACGTCTACGACGTGGTCCCGTCACCGGACGAGATCGGCGCTGTTGCAGTTCCGGTCATTGATGTCGGGCTCCCACCGGCCTTTTTGCTGGCGTTTATCGCGGTTCTGGGCCTCGTGGCGCTCAACGCCGTCTCGACGGCTGCCAGCGGTAGTGTCGAGACGATTTTCACAATCATCAAAGTCTCCATTCTGGTCGTGTTCGTCGCGTTCGGGCTCACTTCACCGATGTTTTCGGGGGCCGAATTTCAGCCGCTGTTTCCGGAAGGGAGTGGAGCGGCTGCCGTCTTGCCGGCGATGGGACTCACTTTCATCGCTTTCGAGGGATACGACCTCATCACCACTGTCACGGAGGAAGTACAGAACCCGCGGGAAAACATCCCCAAAGCGATTTTTATTAGCCTCGCTGTGACTGTCGTCGTCTATCTGGCCGTTGTGACAGTCGCCATCGGGACGCTCGGGGCCGAGGGACTCGCCGACGCTGGCGAAGCCGGCATCGCCACGGCAGCAACATCGTTCATGCCGACCGGGTTACCGATTATCCAGAACGGTGGGGCACTCATCGTCTTTGGCGCTGTGTTCTCGACGCTCACTGCCCTCAACGCCGTCGTTATCGCGTCGTCACGCGTCGCGTTCTCGATGGGGCGTGAAGGGCAGTTACTCCCCTCGATTGGCCAGATACACCATCGCTACGGGACGCCGTTCGTCGCCATCCTCACCAGTGCCATCGTGATGCTTGGCTCAGTCGCACTGCCGACACAGAGCGCCGGCAATATGTCGAGCCTGTTCTTCCTGCTCTCGTTTATCATCGTCAACGTCGCGGTCATCAGACTCCGCAGGGAACGACCGAACATGAACCGGCCGTACGAGATGCCGTTCTACCCGGCACCGCCGATAATCGGTATCGCACTCAATCTGATTCTGACGGGGGTGCTGATAGAGTTCCTGCTCCGGACGGATCCACTGGCACTGGGACTCAGCGTCGCATGGATCTTGCTCGGCGCAGTCGTGTATTTCGCCCTCAAACGGATAAGACAGCAATCGGACCGTGAACAAGCGACTGCCGTCAGCGAAATAAAACCCGAGGCTGAAGACTAA
- a CDS encoding potassium channel family protein has translation MTRTLDIIIAGGGRVGFQTAEILADRGHDVTIIERDERMVSDIADQWVATVIQGDATNPDIIEQAGIERADAIAALTGETGLNLAVCLAAAELTPNIRTIARIDRTAGEAYTRFVDAVVFPERAGARVAANEILGSDVQTLADVTGTLDIMLVRVTDGAPAAGKALTDVRFPEGTVVVSDDNGERIARADTTLTPGSRYVIAVEPDVVDEVLNLMRG, from the coding sequence ATGACCCGAACACTCGATATTATCATCGCAGGCGGTGGACGCGTCGGTTTCCAGACAGCCGAGATACTCGCCGACCGCGGTCACGATGTGACGATTATCGAACGCGACGAGCGGATGGTTTCGGATATCGCCGATCAGTGGGTAGCAACGGTTATCCAGGGTGACGCGACGAATCCGGACATCATCGAACAGGCAGGCATCGAGCGAGCGGACGCAATTGCCGCGCTCACAGGTGAAACCGGACTGAACCTTGCGGTCTGTTTAGCTGCTGCGGAGCTGACGCCCAACATCCGAACGATTGCACGCATCGACCGCACAGCTGGTGAGGCGTACACCCGATTTGTCGACGCGGTGGTCTTTCCCGAACGAGCCGGTGCGAGGGTGGCAGCAAACGAAATCCTGGGGAGCGATGTCCAGACGCTTGCCGACGTGACTGGCACCCTCGATATCATGCTCGTCCGCGTTACTGACGGCGCTCCGGCCGCCGGAAAAGCACTCACAGACGTCCGCTTTCCCGAAGGCACCGTCGTTGTGTCCGACGATAACGGTGAGCGGATCGCCCGTGCCGACACGACCCTGACACCGGGGAGCCGCTACGTTATCGCCGTTGAACCTGATGTCGTCGATGAAGTACTGAACTTGATGCGCGGCTAG
- a CDS encoding dihydropteroate synthase, giving the protein MRTVEIDGLPVGDGHPTRVMSVLNMSSNSGYKPSVYLDPAEAAEAIEENLVPAGADIIDVGLQSANPKYESKPVEMEKDRLEEVAPLVDELDADVPLSLETRYAEVAEEAIGHGFDVINDVCGFADPEMKGVVEDHDMPVVKMASPPDLASPGALKTIDDIFEALQRDGFTDKTIIDPAFGGWYDGKEFEDNWEMFRRLREFRAFDRPMLTATNREDFLGDLADQPETENQLAVSLAAATMEAERGAHIIRTHDTRETHDVVKVADALGDERTTRPETDSGPTVAELTDVTLREVARHQALGETVAGGTDDGATLTFLLGDVTDDARASLRAVAEVTDVVVVEKDGGSLYVGGSAAALKVVTDSLAEDGHRELAGELRTSLSRRV; this is encoded by the coding sequence ATGCGAACGGTCGAAATCGATGGCCTCCCGGTGGGCGATGGTCACCCGACACGCGTCATGAGCGTGCTGAACATGAGTTCGAACTCCGGGTACAAGCCGAGCGTGTATCTGGACCCCGCGGAAGCCGCCGAGGCTATCGAGGAGAACCTCGTCCCCGCCGGCGCGGACATCATTGATGTCGGCCTCCAGTCAGCGAACCCCAAATACGAGTCCAAACCGGTCGAGATGGAGAAAGACCGACTCGAAGAGGTCGCGCCGCTCGTCGACGAACTCGACGCCGACGTGCCGCTGTCGCTCGAAACGCGCTATGCTGAGGTGGCCGAGGAAGCGATCGGCCACGGTTTCGACGTTATCAACGACGTGTGTGGCTTCGCCGACCCGGAGATGAAAGGTGTCGTCGAAGACCACGATATGCCGGTCGTCAAGATGGCCAGTCCGCCGGACCTGGCCAGTCCCGGTGCGCTGAAAACCATCGACGACATCTTCGAGGCGCTCCAGCGGGACGGGTTCACGGATAAGACCATTATCGACCCGGCGTTCGGCGGCTGGTACGACGGCAAGGAGTTCGAGGACAACTGGGAGATGTTCCGCCGCCTCCGGGAGTTCCGCGCCTTCGACCGGCCGATGCTCACCGCGACCAACCGCGAGGACTTCCTCGGCGATCTGGCCGACCAGCCCGAGACGGAGAACCAGCTCGCCGTATCACTGGCCGCGGCGACGATGGAAGCGGAACGCGGCGCACACATCATCCGAACCCACGACACTCGTGAAACCCACGACGTGGTCAAAGTGGCCGACGCGCTCGGTGACGAGCGGACGACACGACCGGAGACCGACTCCGGTCCCACCGTGGCGGAACTGACCGACGTGACGCTGCGGGAAGTGGCGCGTCATCAGGCGCTCGGCGAGACGGTCGCCGGCGGGACCGACGACGGCGCGACACTCACGTTCCTGCTCGGGGATGTGACCGACGACGCCCGGGCAAGCCTCCGGGCCGTCGCCGAAGTGACTGATGTAGTGGTGGTCGAGAAAGACGGCGGGAGTCTCTACGTCGGCGGCTCCGCGGCTGCGCTGAAGGTCGTCACCGACAGCCTCGCCGAAGACGGGCACCGGGAGCTTGCCGGCGAACTACGGACCTCGCTATCCCGGCGCGTCTAA
- a CDS encoding sensor histidine kinase: MIRFDLDSFEAVTQQLMAAESEREICEIAMSGVSSVFDVPLGALWLYDSDASELQLAASTERADEVFDRPVTYRPGNSLSWEAFEQDDVRTYSELDDERSQYNENSPVSSEIILPLAEYGVINIGSLTPATFDDETVRLARMYATHVQAALQKAEREHDLRVQRDRMEQLIGVVSHDLRNPLHVVEGRLELVRETGDLSHLDDAAEGVARMKSLIDDLLTLAKKGYAVEDRTTISLDTIVERTWEMARTADATLKIEGSAPVFGDQNRLKQVFENLFRNAADHAGDDVTVWVGPLVGDGAAERDSANERGEGRVTGFYVADDGPGIPADKLNDVLSVDAFSGSNNGLGLSIVAQITDAHGWDISVSESRAGGARFEVTDGTKPVSPFHSW, from the coding sequence ATGATCAGATTCGATCTCGATTCGTTCGAGGCTGTAACACAGCAGCTGATGGCTGCGGAGTCCGAGCGGGAGATCTGTGAGATCGCAATGTCCGGAGTTTCGTCTGTGTTCGACGTGCCACTCGGAGCGCTGTGGCTGTATGATAGCGACGCTTCGGAACTGCAGTTGGCTGCGTCGACGGAGCGGGCGGACGAGGTGTTCGACCGGCCGGTGACGTACCGACCCGGCAACAGCCTCTCGTGGGAGGCGTTCGAGCAGGACGATGTCCGGACGTACTCCGAACTCGACGACGAGCGAAGCCAGTACAACGAAAACTCCCCCGTCAGTAGCGAGATCATTCTGCCGCTCGCCGAGTACGGGGTTATCAACATCGGGTCGCTGACCCCAGCTACATTCGACGATGAAACGGTTCGACTCGCGCGGATGTACGCAACGCACGTTCAGGCGGCACTGCAGAAAGCCGAGCGCGAGCACGACCTCCGCGTCCAGCGCGACCGGATGGAACAGCTCATTGGCGTCGTTTCACACGATCTCAGAAACCCGCTTCACGTTGTCGAGGGGCGACTCGAACTCGTTCGAGAGACCGGCGACCTGTCCCATCTCGACGATGCGGCAGAAGGCGTGGCTCGCATGAAATCGCTCATCGATGACCTGCTGACCCTCGCAAAGAAGGGGTATGCGGTCGAAGACCGAACAACGATTTCACTTGACACCATTGTCGAACGGACGTGGGAGATGGCCAGAACAGCCGACGCAACGCTAAAGATCGAAGGGTCCGCCCCGGTGTTCGGTGACCAGAACCGCCTCAAACAGGTGTTCGAGAACCTCTTTCGGAACGCGGCGGACCACGCTGGCGATGACGTGACCGTCTGGGTCGGTCCGCTTGTCGGCGACGGGGCAGCCGAGAGAGACAGTGCGAACGAGCGAGGCGAGGGCCGAGTGACAGGTTTCTACGTCGCTGACGACGGACCGGGTATTCCAGCCGACAAACTGAACGATGTTCTCTCGGTCGACGCCTTCTCAGGCAGTAACAACGGCCTCGGCCTGTCTATCGTTGCCCAGATCACCGACGCCCACGGCTGGGACATCTCGGTGTCTGAGAGCAGGGCCGGCGGCGCACGATTCGAAGTGACCGACGGGACGAAACCAGTCTCACCGTTTCACTCCTGGTAG
- a CDS encoding phosphotransferase family protein produces the protein MQTPEQDIEAVLKESGPEYEGFQFETPGGGHQSDVYMVTLRHNGEAYEVVVKFKPQGDVPFAVEPCLHDFVAGRTDVPVPRILVYEDNPDADVPPYFVTERIHGENLAEEFAGLSTADRRRVLAQSGRILGDMHSEIGFEAFGRLTLHDDRIIVSDWMGNWQEYFESLTRSHLSHLDGTPFEDMTDRAWDCIEPALSMVPEDGVPRLVHDDFRPANLMFEQTEESPITAVLDWQDVLAALPEYNLAQTEFLFIDSSFQDPERRESLRTVFHEGYQEMRPMEFDEGYEQRRPLYQLSTLLWRMAGFEAVFDDKSGLAAARAEAQYRQQFERLVEEIQTN, from the coding sequence GTGCAGACCCCGGAACAGGACATCGAAGCCGTGCTCAAAGAGTCAGGTCCGGAGTACGAGGGGTTCCAGTTCGAGACCCCGGGTGGGGGCCACCAGAGCGATGTCTACATGGTAACGCTGCGCCACAACGGCGAGGCATACGAGGTGGTCGTGAAGTTCAAGCCACAGGGCGATGTCCCGTTTGCTGTCGAACCCTGTCTCCACGACTTCGTCGCCGGCCGGACCGATGTCCCTGTTCCACGCATCCTTGTCTACGAGGACAACCCCGACGCCGATGTCCCGCCGTATTTCGTCACCGAGCGTATCCACGGCGAGAATCTGGCCGAGGAGTTCGCCGGGCTTTCGACTGCGGACCGACGGCGGGTGCTGGCCCAGTCCGGCCGGATACTCGGCGATATGCACTCCGAGATCGGGTTTGAGGCGTTCGGTCGGCTCACGCTTCATGACGACCGGATCATCGTGAGTGACTGGATGGGCAACTGGCAGGAGTACTTCGAGAGTCTCACTAGATCCCACCTGTCCCACCTCGATGGGACGCCCTTCGAGGACATGACAGACCGGGCGTGGGACTGTATCGAACCGGCCCTGAGTATGGTGCCCGAAGACGGCGTTCCGCGGCTGGTACACGACGATTTCAGGCCGGCAAATCTGATGTTCGAGCAGACGGAGGAATCGCCGATTACAGCTGTCCTCGACTGGCAGGACGTACTCGCGGCGCTACCGGAGTACAACCTCGCACAGACCGAGTTCCTCTTCATTGACTCGTCGTTTCAGGACCCGGAACGGCGCGAATCGCTCCGAACGGTGTTCCACGAGGGATATCAGGAGATGCGCCCGATGGAGTTCGACGAGGGGTACGAGCAGCGACGGCCCCTCTACCAGCTCTCGACGCTCCTGTGGCGGATGGCCGGCTTCGAGGCCGTCTTCGACGACAAGTCAGGCCTTGCCGCCGCTCGGGCCGAAGCCCAGTACCGCCAGCAGTTCGAGCGGCTCGTCGAGGAGATACAGACGAATTAG
- a CDS encoding carbohydrate kinase family protein, with translation MRVICAGHVNWDVTLHVDHLPKPDGEGRITDRSQSSGGSASNAAVALAGLDADPLVLGSVGRDDHGTMARRELAATGVETLLIESDEATAVKYLIVDENGDVAVLGNDGANEAFNASDLPAETLAEADHLHLTGQNPTTAATLARDAAAADVPVSFDPGRRLPYRDYSSVLSHAEILFCNDREADHARDSGLFETVPTVVVKHGDCGATAHIGDQTVTNAGYPIESVDTAGAGDAFAAGYLLASAQETDPERALAVANACGALAAQSSGARTTLDWESVWELVDSGQPPETA, from the coding sequence ATGCGCGTCATCTGTGCCGGCCACGTCAACTGGGACGTGACGCTCCACGTCGACCACCTTCCGAAGCCCGACGGCGAGGGGCGCATCACTGACCGGTCACAGTCTAGCGGGGGGAGCGCATCGAACGCGGCCGTCGCACTGGCCGGACTTGATGCGGACCCGCTAGTCCTCGGTAGCGTCGGCCGGGACGACCACGGCACCATGGCCCGTCGCGAACTGGCAGCCACCGGCGTCGAGACGTTGCTGATCGAGTCGGACGAGGCGACGGCCGTGAAATATCTCATCGTGGACGAGAACGGCGATGTCGCGGTGCTTGGAAACGACGGGGCCAACGAGGCGTTCAACGCGTCGGACCTCCCGGCCGAGACCCTAGCCGAGGCCGACCACCTCCACCTGACCGGCCAAAATCCGACGACGGCTGCGACGCTCGCACGCGACGCCGCGGCCGCGGATGTTCCGGTGAGCTTCGACCCCGGCCGGCGGCTTCCATACCGCGATTACTCATCGGTGCTCTCACATGCGGAGATCCTGTTTTGCAACGACCGGGAGGCCGACCACGCCAGAGACAGCGGGCTCTTCGAGACAGTGCCGACAGTTGTGGTCAAGCACGGGGACTGCGGCGCAACGGCCCACATCGGCGACCAAACGGTCACGAACGCTGGGTATCCAATAGAGTCTGTGGACACTGCAGGCGCGGGCGACGCGTTCGCTGCCGGGTATCTGCTCGCCAGCGCACAGGAGACTGACCCGGAGCGTGCGCTCGCAGTCGCCAACGCCTGTGGCGCACTCGCAGCGCAGTCATCCGGCGCACGGACGACACTCGACTGGGAGTCCGTGTGGGAGCTTGTCGACAGCGGCCAACCGCCCGAAACGGCCTAA